The proteins below are encoded in one region of Sebastes fasciatus isolate fSebFas1 chromosome 16, fSebFas1.pri, whole genome shotgun sequence:
- the LOC141752720 gene encoding sushi, von Willebrand factor type A, EGF and pentraxin domain-containing protein 1 isoform X1: protein MDTVRLYPLLLLLLLGSFQRATSQFPGWIGEVEGSGETEWNPQPDFIDDFYWTGSAPLCLGGCKSRHEELRRDRCGDSSCCWLGYKSLCRVTCGRPDVDYNGVVYGDDWWVGSLVRYSCRSGFMMVGNPTRTCLPNGLWTPKPTCLRMCERGRIEVSERELNGTCNSTCAYKSYFGPPKKGCSRLDNCRKKDTGWKRFFSQCIPCICDCSISCASKG, encoded by the exons ATGGACACCGTGAGGTTATatccactgttgttgttgctgttgcttgGGTCCTTCCAAAGAGCCACTTCTCAGTTCCCTGGATGGATTGGTGAGGTGGAAGGTAGTG GTGAGACAGAATGGAATCCCCAACCAGATTTCATAGACGACTTCTATTGGACCGGGTCAGCACCCCTTTGTTTAGGAGGCTGTAAGTCGCGACAcgaggagctgaggagagatCGCTGTGGAGACTCGAGCTGCTGCTGGCTCGGCTACAAGTCCCTGTGCAGAG TGACCTGTGGGAGACCAGATGTGGACTATAATGGTGTCGTTTATGGCGACGACTGGTGGGTTGGCTCTTTGGTGAGGTACTCCTGTCGCTCTGGCTTCATGATGGTGGGAAACCCGACCAGAACTTGCCTGCCGAACGGCCTCTGGACCCCGAAGCCTACCTGCCTCA GAATGTGTGAGCGGGGACGCATCGAAGTCAGCGAGAGGGAGCTAAATGGGACGTGCAACTCCACCTGCGCGTACAAGAGCTACTTCGGCCCACCTAAAAAAGGCTGCAGTCGGCTAGACAACTGCAGGAAGAAGGATACAGGCTGGAAGCGGTTCTTTTCACAGTGCATCCCTTGCATTTGTGACTGCTCTATATCATGTG catcTAAAGGATAA
- the LOC141752720 gene encoding inactive serine protease PAMR1 isoform X2: protein MDTVRLYPLLLLLLLGSFQRATSQFPGWIGEVEGETEWNPQPDFIDDFYWTGSAPLCLGGCKSRHEELRRDRCGDSSCCWLGYKSLCRVTCGRPDVDYNGVVYGDDWWVGSLVRYSCRSGFMMVGNPTRTCLPNGLWTPKPTCLRMCERGRIEVSERELNGTCNSTCAYKSYFGPPKKGCSRLDNCRKKDTGWKRFFSQCIPCICDCSISCASKG, encoded by the exons ATGGACACCGTGAGGTTATatccactgttgttgttgctgttgcttgGGTCCTTCCAAAGAGCCACTTCTCAGTTCCCTGGATGGATTGGTGAGGTGGAAG GTGAGACAGAATGGAATCCCCAACCAGATTTCATAGACGACTTCTATTGGACCGGGTCAGCACCCCTTTGTTTAGGAGGCTGTAAGTCGCGACAcgaggagctgaggagagatCGCTGTGGAGACTCGAGCTGCTGCTGGCTCGGCTACAAGTCCCTGTGCAGAG TGACCTGTGGGAGACCAGATGTGGACTATAATGGTGTCGTTTATGGCGACGACTGGTGGGTTGGCTCTTTGGTGAGGTACTCCTGTCGCTCTGGCTTCATGATGGTGGGAAACCCGACCAGAACTTGCCTGCCGAACGGCCTCTGGACCCCGAAGCCTACCTGCCTCA GAATGTGTGAGCGGGGACGCATCGAAGTCAGCGAGAGGGAGCTAAATGGGACGTGCAACTCCACCTGCGCGTACAAGAGCTACTTCGGCCCACCTAAAAAAGGCTGCAGTCGGCTAGACAACTGCAGGAAGAAGGATACAGGCTGGAAGCGGTTCTTTTCACAGTGCATCCCTTGCATTTGTGACTGCTCTATATCATGTG catcTAAAGGATAA